In a genomic window of Gemmatimonadaceae bacterium:
- a CDS encoding tetratricopeptide repeat protein: MNRRVAATLGVSVLVVAGGWLGARRVGAFEPSAARPGSGEPAAMSEITQRDTQIRVWTTALQQDPQSAIALTQLSGLYLQRARETGDDNNYVQAEQYARRSLALRVNRNGPAFVTLTAALVAQHRFHEAEQVARDLVEFDPSVPQYRAQLGEIQMELGDYAAARQSFDSLYGVRTHLSIAARLARWAEVNGNTAYARKLLSDALDEAHTRRNLPKEQLAWFYLRLGDIDLRNGRLRSARAMFQKGLEIEPGDYRLLDEMAHLEAMAGNPKKTIEYGERASAAKFDPGLLGTIGEAYATLGDDVRAEDYFRRMETAARAAPGGHDRGASMFLLDRNRRIPEVLANAQKEIETRKDIYGYDLVAWALHKAGRNAEARAAMNEARRLGTRDAVLFYHAGMIELALGDAPRARHSLSEALKVNPSFDPTQARDARAVLDSLDRELGR; encoded by the coding sequence ATGAATCGTCGCGTCGCAGCGACTCTCGGCGTTTCGGTCCTGGTCGTCGCAGGCGGATGGCTCGGTGCGCGCAGGGTTGGCGCCTTCGAGCCATCCGCAGCGCGGCCTGGATCAGGCGAGCCCGCCGCGATGTCAGAGATCACACAGCGCGACACGCAGATCCGTGTGTGGACGACTGCACTGCAGCAGGATCCGCAGAGCGCCATCGCACTTACTCAGCTGTCGGGCCTTTACCTCCAGCGAGCGCGCGAGACGGGCGACGACAACAACTACGTTCAGGCGGAGCAATACGCGCGGCGGTCGCTTGCGCTTCGCGTAAATCGCAACGGACCGGCATTCGTAACTCTGACCGCGGCGCTCGTCGCTCAGCATCGCTTCCACGAAGCCGAGCAGGTTGCGAGAGATCTTGTCGAGTTCGATCCGTCCGTACCTCAGTACCGCGCGCAACTCGGTGAAATTCAGATGGAGCTCGGCGACTACGCGGCCGCCCGGCAGTCATTCGATTCACTGTACGGGGTGCGGACCCATCTCTCGATCGCGGCGCGGCTCGCGCGCTGGGCCGAGGTGAATGGCAACACGGCATACGCGCGGAAGCTTCTCTCCGACGCTCTCGACGAAGCGCACACACGGCGAAATCTCCCGAAAGAACAGCTGGCCTGGTTCTATCTGCGGCTAGGTGACATCGACCTGCGGAATGGTCGTTTGCGCAGCGCGCGGGCGATGTTCCAGAAAGGTCTGGAGATCGAGCCTGGCGATTATCGCCTTCTCGATGAGATGGCACATCTCGAGGCGATGGCTGGAAACCCGAAGAAGACAATCGAGTACGGGGAGAGAGCCAGCGCAGCCAAATTCGATCCGGGCTTGCTCGGAACGATTGGCGAAGCATATGCGACGCTGGGGGATGACGTCCGCGCTGAGGATTATTTCAGAAGGATGGAGACTGCCGCCCGCGCCGCGCCCGGAGGTCATGATCGAGGCGCGAGCATGTTCCTGCTCGATCGCAATCGGCGGATTCCGGAAGTCCTCGCGAACGCTCAGAAGGAGATCGAGACGCGAAAGGACATCTACGGCTACGATCTCGTCGCGTGGGCGCTTCACAAGGCCGGTCGCAACGCGGAGGCGCGCGCTGCCATGAATGAGGCACGCCGGCTCGGCACTCGTGACGCAGTCTTGTTTTATCACGCTGGAATGATCGAGCTCGCTCTTGGGGACGCCCCACGTGCACGGCATTCCCTCAGCGAAGCCTTGAAGGTGAATCCGAGCTTCGATCCTACACAAGCGCGCGACGCACGCGCCGTGCTCGATTCGCTCGACCGGGAGCTGGGACGATAA
- a CDS encoding DUF4331 family protein, producing the protein MKITNTVPATPRLAITGLVTLALALSISACNDDTSLTGVDTNRTYTQIERLGNPLVSEVFFPKRDHGLHNNKGPVDDTKTVDQGGTDVRGHISSFVSQFPNRTQTTITTLGAVLAPDMLMVFPNRATGAGNVGWLTWALKPNVGYGGRLLTDDVVDIGLSAVFGNALDPVQPVLAGLTSDNVGPSVRSFSATFPYLEAARP; encoded by the coding sequence ATGAAAATCACCAACACCGTCCCGGCGACTCCGAGGCTCGCGATCACCGGGCTGGTCACGCTGGCCCTCGCGCTTTCAATCAGCGCCTGCAACGACGACACAAGCCTCACTGGTGTGGACACAAACCGCACCTATACGCAGATCGAGCGGCTGGGCAATCCGCTCGTGTCCGAGGTGTTCTTCCCGAAGCGCGACCACGGGCTGCACAACAACAAGGGGCCAGTCGACGATACGAAGACGGTGGACCAGGGCGGCACCGACGTCAGGGGACATATCTCGAGTTTTGTCTCACAGTTCCCGAATCGCACGCAGACGACGATCACGACTCTGGGTGCGGTGCTCGCTCCTGACATGCTCATGGTTTTCCCGAATCGCGCCACAGGCGCGGGCAACGTCGGGTGGCTCACGTGGGCGCTCAAGCCAAACGTCGGCTACGGCGGCCGGCTGCTCACCGACGACGTCGTGGACATCGGACTCTCGGCCGTTTTCGGAAATGCGCTCGATCCGGTTCAGCCGGTTCTCGCAGGACTTACGTCGGACAACGTGGGGCCGAGCGTCAGAAGCTTCTCTGCGACGTTCCCGTATCTCGAGGCGGCGCGCCCGTAA